One region of Chryseobacterium muglaense genomic DNA includes:
- a CDS encoding ParA family protein, which yields MDTKKQPTIIAFSTQKGGVGKSTFTTLISSILHYRMGYQVAVFDCDFPQYSLLQMRERDLKMVMQNEVLKKIAHKQFTSINKKAYPIFQSKTDTVLEEMEAFINGSEVIPDVIFLDLPGTVNTAGILKTLTNVNYIFSPITADRLVLESTLSFTDVLTNVLMKENQTGIRSIHLFWNQVDGRERTILYKNYNKVISNLGLKLMQTTIADSKRFRKEGETLVKTVFRSTLLPADPTLLSQCRLDQFIIEFLKIVKI from the coding sequence ATGGACACAAAAAAACAACCCACAATCATCGCATTTTCCACTCAAAAAGGAGGAGTAGGAAAAAGTACATTCACGACACTTATTTCAAGTATTCTCCATTATCGAATGGGCTATCAAGTTGCTGTTTTTGACTGTGATTTTCCACAGTACAGTTTATTACAGATGAGAGAACGGGATTTAAAAATGGTTATGCAAAATGAGGTCTTGAAAAAGATTGCTCATAAACAGTTTACGAGCATTAATAAAAAAGCTTATCCCATTTTCCAAAGCAAAACCGATACAGTTTTAGAAGAGATGGAGGCTTTTATCAACGGTTCGGAAGTAATCCCTGACGTTATTTTCTTGGATTTGCCCGGAACAGTCAATACCGCCGGTATCTTAAAAACATTAACTAACGTCAATTACATTTTTTCTCCCATTACCGCAGATCGTTTAGTGCTGGAGAGTACACTGAGTTTCACTGATGTGCTTACCAATGTTTTGATGAAAGAAAATCAAACAGGGATTCGAAGCATTCATTTATTCTGGAATCAGGTTGATGGAAGAGAACGGACAATATTATACAAAAATTATAATAAAGTGATTTCAAATTTAGGACTGAAGCTTATGCAAACGACAATTGCAGACAGTAAAAGATTTCGTAAAGAAGGGGAGACCTTAGTAAAAACCGTTTTCCGATCAACCTTATTACCCGCAGATCCGACGCTGTTGTCTCAATGCAGGTTGGATCAATTTATTATAGAATTTTTAAAAATTGTAAAAATATAA
- a CDS encoding helix-turn-helix domain-containing protein: MNTELKKFLATEFKSKAIVIDDKIVEVFAPDGEIFSLLTRIGMYTNEETRRYELHLVEYVFDKNFSEDKEIMANTIWRDLMLNGITFMGLSSGDRQGERTRIGNKIREIREVKGIEAKDLAKLANVDAANLSRIEKGKYSVGLDILSRIAFVLGHQIDIVPTQM; encoded by the coding sequence ATGAATACAGAACTTAAGAAGTTTTTGGCTACAGAATTTAAGTCAAAAGCAATCGTTATTGATGACAAAATAGTTGAAGTCTTTGCTCCGGATGGAGAGATTTTTTCTTTACTTACTCGAATTGGAATGTACACCAATGAAGAAACACGTCGCTATGAGTTGCATTTAGTAGAGTATGTTTTTGACAAAAACTTCTCTGAAGACAAAGAAATTATGGCCAATACTATTTGGCGTGATTTAATGTTAAATGGTATCACATTTATGGGACTGAGTTCCGGAGACAGACAGGGGGAAAGAACTCGAATAGGTAACAAAATTCGTGAAATTCGTGAGGTTAAAGGAATAGAAGCAAAAGATTTAGCAAAATTAGCGAATGTGGACGCTGCAAATCTCAGCAGAATTGAAAAAGGAAAATATTCTGTTGGACTGGATATTCTTTCCAGAATTGCATTTGTATTAGGACATCAAATTGATATTGTACCAACCCAAATGTAA
- a CDS encoding TraG family conjugative transposon ATPase: MRNQSKAATLESKFPLLAVEENCIISKDADVTVCFKVRLPELFTVASAEYEAIHSAWFKAVKTLPDYSIVHKQDWFIKENYNPDLLQEDQSFLSKSFERHFNERPFLNHYCYLFITKTSKERMRMQSNFSSLCKGVLIPKEIRDKEVISRFMEAVDQFERIMNDSGYVHLEKMTTDEITGTERQSGLLEQYLTLSREINPSLQDLNLGAEELRIGNNRISMHTLSDTDDLPGTVSSYSRYEKLSTDRSDCLLSFASPVGLLLNCNHIYNQYLFIDNSDDNLSKFEKSARNMHSLARYSRANQINKEWIEKYLNEAHSYGLQSIRAHFNVMCWSDNPAELKQLKNDTGSALALMECKPRHNTTDTATLYWAGIPGNAGDFPSEESFYTFIEPALCFLTEETNYQNSPSPFGIKMADRLTGKPIHLDISDLPMKQGIITNRNKFILGPSGSGKSFFTNHMVRQYYEQGAHVLLVDTGNSYQGLCELIKGKTKGEDGVYFTYTEDNPIAFNPFYTDDGVFDIEKRESIKTLILTLWKRDDEPPTRSEEVALSNAVSGYIEQIKNNQQFPSFDGFYDYVKNDYQRVLEQKKVREKDFDIANFLNVLEPYYKGGEYDYLLNSDKQLDLLSKRFIVFEIDAIKDHKILFPIVTIIIMEVFINKMRRLKGIRKLILIEEAWKAIAKEGMAEYIKYLFKTVRKFFGEAIVVTQEVDDIIQSPIVKESIINNSDCKILLDQRKYMNKFDDIQAMLGLTDKEKAQVLSINMNNDPKRLYKEVWIGLGGTHSAVYATEVSTEEYLAYTTEESEKMEVMNLASELDGNVEHAIKRISLRRIKSDKKEN; the protein is encoded by the coding sequence ATGAGAAATCAATCAAAAGCTGCAACATTAGAAAGCAAATTTCCGCTGCTTGCTGTGGAAGAAAACTGCATTATTTCAAAAGATGCGGATGTGACGGTATGCTTCAAAGTAAGATTACCTGAACTTTTTACGGTGGCTTCAGCAGAATATGAAGCGATTCATTCAGCATGGTTTAAGGCGGTAAAAACTTTACCCGATTACAGCATCGTTCACAAGCAGGATTGGTTTATCAAAGAAAACTACAATCCTGATTTATTACAGGAAGACCAAAGCTTTCTTTCTAAATCATTTGAAAGACACTTTAACGAAAGACCGTTTCTGAATCACTACTGCTATTTGTTCATTACGAAGACCAGTAAAGAAAGAATGAGAATGCAGAGCAATTTCTCATCGCTTTGTAAAGGAGTTTTGATTCCAAAAGAGATCAGAGATAAGGAAGTTATCAGCAGGTTTATGGAGGCGGTCGATCAGTTTGAAAGAATTATGAACGACAGCGGTTATGTCCATTTAGAAAAAATGACTACTGATGAAATCACCGGAACAGAAAGACAGTCGGGACTTCTAGAGCAATATCTGACGTTGTCCAGAGAAATTAATCCCTCGCTACAGGATCTGAACTTAGGTGCCGAAGAATTGCGGATTGGAAACAACCGAATCAGCATGCATACCCTATCAGATACTGATGATTTACCGGGAACAGTTTCTTCTTATAGCCGGTATGAAAAACTAAGTACCGACCGAAGTGACTGTCTCCTATCCTTTGCCTCTCCGGTAGGATTGCTGCTCAACTGCAATCACATCTACAATCAATATCTCTTTATTGATAACAGTGATGACAACCTGAGCAAGTTTGAAAAGTCTGCAAGGAATATGCATTCACTTGCAAGATACAGCAGAGCTAATCAGATCAACAAAGAATGGATTGAAAAATATCTTAATGAGGCTCATTCCTATGGACTTCAATCAATACGTGCTCATTTCAACGTCATGTGCTGGTCGGATAATCCTGCTGAGCTGAAGCAGTTGAAGAATGACACCGGAAGCGCTTTGGCATTGATGGAATGTAAACCAAGACATAATACAACGGATACGGCAACATTGTATTGGGCGGGTATTCCTGGCAATGCAGGGGATTTTCCCAGTGAAGAAAGTTTTTACACTTTTATTGAACCGGCATTGTGTTTTTTAACTGAAGAAACCAATTATCAAAACTCGCCATCTCCGTTTGGGATCAAGATGGCAGATAGGTTGACAGGAAAACCTATTCATCTGGACATCTCTGATTTACCGATGAAACAGGGAATCATTACCAACCGGAATAAATTTATTCTGGGTCCTTCGGGAAGCGGTAAATCTTTCTTCACCAATCACATGGTGAGACAGTATTACGAGCAGGGAGCTCATGTACTGTTAGTTGATACCGGAAATTCCTATCAGGGATTGTGTGAATTGATAAAAGGCAAAACCAAAGGAGAAGACGGTGTTTACTTTACCTATACAGAAGATAACCCGATTGCTTTCAATCCATTTTACACAGACGACGGAGTCTTTGACATTGAGAAACGGGAAAGTATTAAAACACTGATTTTAACGCTTTGGAAGAGAGATGACGAACCTCCAACCCGTTCAGAGGAAGTCGCCTTGTCGAATGCGGTCAGCGGATATATCGAGCAAATAAAAAACAATCAGCAATTCCCTTCATTCGATGGTTTCTACGATTACGTAAAGAATGATTATCAGAGAGTATTGGAACAGAAAAAGGTTAGGGAAAAAGATTTTGATATTGCCAACTTTCTCAATGTTTTAGAACCTTATTACAAAGGAGGCGAATATGATTACCTGCTCAATTCAGATAAACAGCTGGATCTGCTATCCAAACGGTTTATTGTTTTCGAGATCGATGCCATTAAAGATCATAAAATTCTATTTCCGATTGTGACGATCATTATTATGGAAGTCTTCATCAATAAGATGCGGAGACTGAAAGGAATCAGAAAACTCATTTTGATTGAAGAAGCATGGAAAGCCATTGCCAAAGAAGGAATGGCGGAATACATCAAATACCTTTTTAAAACCGTCAGAAAATTCTTTGGAGAAGCCATTGTGGTGACGCAGGAAGTCGATGATATCATTCAGTCACCGATTGTCAAAGAAAGCATCATCAACAATTCAGACTGTAAAATCCTGCTGGATCAGCGGAAGTACATGAATAAGTTCGATGACATTCAGGCGATGCTCGGATTGACTGATAAAGAAAAAGCTCAGGTACTTTCTATCAATATGAACAATGATCCGAAAAGACTGTACAAAGAAGTCTGGATTGGACTCGGAGGAACTCACTCTGCTGTTTATGCAACAGAAGTTTCTACAGAAGAATATCTTGCTTACACGACAGAGGAATCAGAAAAGATGGAAGTCATGAATCTGGCTTCGGAACTTGACGGCAATGTCGAACATGCCATCAAGAGGATTTCTCTCAGGAGAATTAAATCGGACAAAAAAGAAAATTAA
- a CDS encoding DUF4134 domain-containing protein: protein MEKSRKKLTILLLAILIAPSAFAQGNGTAGINEATQMVTSYFEPATQLIYAIGAVVGLIGGVKVYNKFSSGDPDTSKTAASWFGACIFLIVAATILRSFFL from the coding sequence ATGGAAAAATCGAGAAAAAAACTGACCATTTTATTATTGGCAATCTTAATTGCTCCGTCTGCTTTTGCGCAGGGAAACGGTACTGCCGGAATCAATGAAGCCACACAGATGGTGACCTCTTATTTCGAGCCGGCGACCCAACTCATTTATGCCATCGGAGCCGTCGTCGGACTGATTGGAGGAGTCAAAGTCTATAACAAATTCAGCAGTGGCGATCCCGATACCAGTAAAACCGCTGCCAGTTGGTTTGGTGCCTGTATCTTCCTAATCGTTGCTGCAACCATCCTTCGTTCATTCTTCCTTTAA
- a CDS encoding HNH endonuclease signature motif containing protein: MEDLLENYNVIQECHYKNEHYCVRDNGSVLRYTPLDKRTRPTDNKWTFGKLNKETGYLEIASVRVHRIVTTAFHGEPPTKEHIVDHIDTNKQNNHPENLRWVTKLENILLNPITAKRIEIICGNVEAFLENPSKFRDKFPEPNYKWMCTVSIEEAKVSKERLLAWANSDKTVQRGSLGEWIYKRSSSFSSKIANENDDRLKKSLNSIKAPISQSFKFEDEFPGKPLENLNNSGVVYTPNLDIENIFSENHHSSLINEYAKDETLYKKSLTSNAFQNIQNWETLCEFPCCPNENSENPIVFYSTNLNIRFIFSKNEYTSFIVENFASSQDEETLWVLCRSNEENPVKPYALAEVNFEDGVFFHDNLGSFFEKIGAEKKFTLLQGLEWKGGDSFDDYC; the protein is encoded by the coding sequence ATGGAAGATTTATTAGAAAATTATAATGTAATCCAAGAATGTCATTATAAAAATGAGCATTACTGTGTTCGGGATAATGGTTCAGTATTACGATATACTCCTCTCGATAAACGGACTCGACCAACAGATAATAAGTGGACTTTTGGCAAACTAAACAAAGAAACCGGATATTTAGAAATTGCTTCTGTTCGAGTTCACAGAATTGTTACAACCGCATTTCATGGCGAACCACCAACGAAAGAGCATATCGTTGACCATATAGACACCAACAAACAGAATAATCATCCGGAAAATTTGCGATGGGTAACCAAATTAGAAAACATTCTACTTAATCCAATTACAGCTAAACGTATCGAAATTATATGTGGAAATGTTGAAGCTTTTCTGGAAAATCCTTCAAAATTTAGAGACAAATTTCCTGAGCCAAATTACAAGTGGATGTGTACTGTAAGTATTGAAGAAGCGAAAGTAAGTAAAGAAAGATTGCTGGCTTGGGCAAATAGTGATAAAACAGTACAAAGAGGATCATTAGGGGAATGGATTTATAAGCGAAGTTCATCATTCAGCTCCAAAATAGCCAACGAAAATGATGACAGATTAAAGAAATCTCTCAACTCAATTAAGGCTCCAATTTCACAGAGTTTTAAATTTGAAGATGAATTTCCAGGCAAGCCATTGGAAAATCTTAATAATTCAGGTGTAGTTTACACACCAAATTTAGATATTGAAAATATATTTTCCGAAAATCATCATTCGAGTTTAATAAATGAGTATGCTAAAGATGAAACGCTATATAAGAAATCTCTAACCTCTAATGCTTTTCAAAATATTCAAAATTGGGAAACACTTTGTGAATTTCCTTGCTGTCCAAATGAAAATTCCGAAAATCCGATTGTTTTCTATTCCACTAATTTAAATATCAGATTTATCTTTTCTAAAAACGAGTACACAAGTTTTATTGTTGAGAATTTTGCCTCTTCACAAGATGAAGAAACATTGTGGGTTTTGTGCAGAAGCAATGAAGAAAATCCAGTAAAGCCCTATGCTCTAGCCGAAGTTAACTTTGAGGACGGTGTTTTCTTTCATGATAATCTAGGATCCTTTTTTGAAAAAATTGGTGCTGAAAAAAAGTTTACTCTACTTCAAGGACTTGAATGGAAAGGCGGTGATAGTTTTGATGATTATTGTTAA
- a CDS encoding RteC domain-containing protein, translating into MVTKTIFRKTAQLLENLELKINEVYDDSGNIISISETSLVIIDEFIRKLKEMISPHNFENIAEEVYFFKKLKPPFISKYIYYSSVLEIESQKPKAGSKILKKYYEAEQEKLKIFYTDNSDFYSYYTRDATYLDHKVFVRNSYDLKMKLSLGFYNFDQNFTTSHDQVISQFAAYEQLEQFLKIQIDNLSESNANKIASPLNWSGSKVGLIELTYALYQMRCFNGGNIELSEVVKFVEKSMGVDLGNFHKTVYEIRNRKQGPTKFLESVSENLAQHFINSEID; encoded by the coding sequence ATGGTAACAAAAACAATTTTCAGAAAAACAGCACAATTACTCGAGAATTTAGAGCTCAAGATCAATGAAGTTTATGATGATTCGGGTAATATAATCAGTATTTCAGAAACGTCATTAGTAATTATTGACGAATTTATCCGAAAGTTAAAAGAAATGATTTCCCCACACAATTTTGAGAATATTGCGGAAGAAGTGTATTTTTTTAAAAAGCTCAAACCGCCGTTTATATCAAAATACATTTACTATTCATCAGTATTGGAAATTGAATCACAAAAACCAAAAGCTGGCAGTAAGATATTAAAAAAGTACTATGAGGCTGAACAGGAAAAGCTCAAAATATTTTATACAGATAATTCAGACTTTTACAGTTACTATACAAGGGATGCTACTTATTTGGATCATAAAGTCTTTGTGCGAAATTCTTATGATCTAAAAATGAAATTATCTTTAGGTTTTTATAATTTTGACCAAAATTTTACCACCTCTCACGATCAGGTCATCTCACAATTTGCTGCGTATGAGCAATTAGAACAATTTCTTAAGATTCAAATTGATAATCTTTCGGAAAGTAATGCTAATAAAATAGCATCTCCTCTAAATTGGTCAGGCTCGAAAGTGGGTTTGATTGAGCTTACTTATGCCTTATACCAGATGAGATGTTTTAACGGGGGTAATATTGAATTAAGTGAAGTCGTCAAATTCGTTGAAAAATCTATGGGAGTTGACTTAGGAAATTTTCACAAAACCGTATATGAAATTCGTAACAGAAAGCAGGGGCCGACAAAATTTCTTGAATCGGTGAGTGAGAATCTTGCACAGCATTTTATCAACAGCGAGATTGATTAA
- a CDS encoding DUF3408 domain-containing protein, translated as MEHEIKDNENNCIDEQYLMSIMAGSPKKEILAQNTDPPIDSSLTKNKVKTKKPSDLNYVNQFLTHHTMTKRGDKSIYIRPEYHERLSRIIQTIADDQIPLYAYLDNILAYHFEMFEKEITEDFNNKYRPIF; from the coding sequence ATGGAACACGAAATAAAAGACAATGAAAACAACTGTATCGACGAACAGTATCTGATGTCTATAATGGCTGGAAGTCCAAAGAAGGAAATTCTTGCACAAAATACAGATCCTCCAATAGATAGTAGTTTAACAAAAAATAAGGTAAAGACTAAGAAACCTTCAGATTTAAACTATGTCAATCAATTTCTGACGCATCATACGATGACAAAACGTGGGGACAAGAGTATTTATATCCGTCCTGAATATCACGAACGTTTGTCACGAATTATTCAAACTATTGCAGACGATCAGATTCCTCTGTATGCTTATTTAGACAATATTCTTGCCTATCATTTTGAAATGTTCGAAAAGGAAATAACAGAAGACTTCAACAATAAATACCGTCCAATCTTTTAA
- a CDS encoding DUF4133 domain-containing protein: MITYNINKGIGRTVEFKGLKAQYLFIFAGGLLGILVFVMIMYVAGVHTYFCLFLGGSSVGLVIWQTFSLNLKYGEHGLMKLGAKKKHPKYIISRKSVFRYVKVNSKNVAA, from the coding sequence ATGATTACGTATAACATCAACAAAGGAATTGGAAGGACTGTGGAGTTCAAGGGATTGAAAGCACAATACCTGTTTATTTTTGCAGGCGGATTATTAGGAATACTCGTATTTGTAATGATCATGTACGTGGCGGGAGTCCATACATATTTCTGCCTTTTTTTGGGCGGATCAAGTGTAGGACTTGTAATATGGCAAACCTTTTCGCTGAACCTTAAATACGGAGAACACGGTCTGATGAAACTGGGTGCTAAAAAGAAGCATCCCAAGTACATCATCAGCCGAAAATCAGTCTTCAGATATGTGAAGGTTAATTCTAAAAACGTTGCAGCATGA
- the mobB gene encoding conjugal transfer protein MobB gives MIAKIGKSENLWSALTYNQQKVDSNNGTVLFTNKIPDLWDRPYSVKFFQRYFEPYLVANNKTEKPVRHISLNPDPDDKVDDSNYREMAQQYMNETGYGNQPYVVFKHTDIDRTHIHIVTTCVQLDGKKISDSYDHPRSMEICRQLEKQYNLKIASENKNSNPLLNFKPVDIAKGNIKAQLSSILRHIPRTYGFQSIGAYNTLLSQFNITLEEVNGELHGKMRKGIVYFVTDENGKKISLPFKSSLFGKHAGSNNIQAQIQKSKVNAKNKLSKQILKTTVETAVKTSNSEATFKKQLLEQRIAVVIRKNDQGRIYGITFIDHISKSVWNGSQLSKDLSANSFHQHWNHFENKPHVKSHTPKNNDSQQRTTAMENIVMDDNKIFDGLFSDFLSSDANIEQEEQIFESQMKKKQRKRRKKI, from the coding sequence ATGATTGCAAAAATTGGAAAAAGTGAAAATCTTTGGAGTGCTCTTACCTATAACCAGCAGAAAGTGGATAGCAATAATGGAACTGTTTTGTTCACAAACAAGATTCCTGATTTGTGGGATCGTCCTTACTCCGTAAAATTTTTTCAACGTTACTTCGAACCGTATTTGGTTGCCAACAATAAAACTGAAAAGCCAGTCAGGCACATCTCACTTAATCCTGATCCTGATGATAAGGTGGATGATTCGAATTATCGTGAAATGGCTCAGCAATACATGAATGAAACGGGATATGGCAACCAACCTTATGTTGTATTCAAACATACAGATATCGATCGAACGCATATTCATATTGTGACGACCTGTGTTCAGCTGGATGGAAAAAAAATATCTGATAGCTACGACCATCCCCGATCAATGGAAATCTGTAGGCAATTGGAAAAACAATATAACTTGAAAATTGCAAGTGAAAATAAAAATTCAAATCCTCTTTTGAATTTTAAACCTGTCGATATTGCTAAGGGAAACATTAAAGCACAATTATCATCAATACTGAGACATATTCCCCGGACGTACGGTTTTCAAAGTATTGGGGCTTACAACACATTGCTCTCCCAATTCAATATTACGCTAGAAGAAGTTAATGGAGAGCTGCATGGAAAAATGAGAAAGGGAATTGTCTATTTTGTTACAGATGAAAATGGAAAAAAAATAAGTCTTCCATTTAAATCATCTCTTTTCGGTAAGCATGCAGGATCGAATAATATTCAGGCTCAAATTCAGAAATCAAAAGTAAATGCAAAAAATAAACTTTCAAAGCAAATTCTAAAAACAACTGTTGAAACTGCTGTCAAAACGAGTAATTCCGAAGCGACATTTAAAAAGCAATTGCTTGAACAGAGAATTGCTGTTGTTATTAGAAAAAATGACCAAGGAAGAATATATGGAATCACATTTATAGATCACATTTCTAAATCAGTATGGAATGGCTCACAGTTAAGTAAAGATTTATCTGCCAATTCATTCCATCAACATTGGAATCATTTTGAAAATAAGCCTCATGTAAAATCACATACACCGAAAAATAATGACTCACAGCAGCGTACAACCGCTATGGAAAACATTGTGATGGATGATAATAAAATTTTTGACGGATTATTTAGCGACTTCTTATCTTCAGATGCAAATATTGAACAGGAGGAACAAATTTTCGAATCTCAGATGAAAAAGAAACAACGGAAAAGAAGAAAAAAAATATAA
- the mobA gene encoding conjugal transfer protein MobA, which translates to MDAKKNSKGGRKPKLNPSTNRYVFRLTDEENINFLRLYEASGMSNKAKFITTILFQKELKIVKLDISTMDYHTQLSKIFYQFQSIGNNYNQIVKILYRNFTEKTAALYLFKLESHTQELALLCKQIIELTKKFEEKYIQKTSEE; encoded by the coding sequence ATGGACGCAAAAAAAAATAGTAAAGGTGGACGTAAACCTAAACTTAATCCCAGTACAAACAGATATGTATTTAGGCTGACAGATGAAGAAAATATTAATTTTTTAAGATTATATGAAGCTTCCGGAATGAGCAATAAGGCAAAATTTATTACAACAATCTTGTTTCAGAAAGAATTAAAAATTGTAAAACTGGATATTTCAACCATGGATTATCATACACAACTGAGTAAAATTTTTTATCAGTTTCAGTCGATTGGAAACAATTATAATCAAATCGTGAAAATCTTGTACAGAAATTTTACTGAGAAAACAGCTGCACTTTATCTTTTCAAACTGGAAAGTCACACACAAGAGTTAGCATTACTATGTAAACAAATCATCGAACTTACAAAGAAGTTTGAAGAAAAGTATATTCAAAAAACATCAGAAGAATGA
- the mobC gene encoding conjugal transfer protein MobC, with product MQGEDDLKGLAKIMAFMRAVSIILVLMHVYWFCYGFFVQQEWTLELINKILHNFNNTAGLFSHIIYSKIFAIILLGLSCLGIKGVKNEKITWKNISISFSIGFTLFFLNSILFQLTSSFTAVLYIISTGIGYILLMQSGVWMSRLLKTNLMTDVFNSENESFQQETKLLYNEYSINLPTKFYYKGVWHQGWINVVNPFRATIVLGTPGSGKSYAVVNNYIRQHIEKGFAMYIYDFKFDDLSTIAYNHLLNHSDAYKIKPKFYIINFVDPRKSHRCNPLNPNFMTDISDAYEAAYTIMLNLNRSWIQKQGDFFVESPIILLAAIIWFLKIYKNGKYCTFPHAIELLNKKYEDVFTILTSYSELENYLSPFMDAWQGGAQDQLQGQIASAKIPLSRMISPQLYWVMTGDDFSLDINNPNEPKILCVGNNPDRQNIYSAALGLYNSRIVKLINKKGQLKSSVIIDELPTIYFRGLDNLIATARSNKVSVCLGFQDYSQLTRDYGDKESKVIQNTVGNIFSGQVVGETAKSLSERFGKVLQKRQSISINRNDTSTSISTQLDSLIPASKISTLTQGFFVGAVSDNFDERIEQKIFHSEIVVDSAKLDDEMKNFQEIPIIRSFTDEHGNDNLSKQIDENYKGIKTDILNIITEEMDRIKSDPDLQHLIKNE from the coding sequence ATGCAGGGAGAAGACGATTTAAAAGGACTCGCTAAGATTATGGCATTTATGCGGGCTGTAAGCATAATTTTAGTTTTGATGCATGTGTATTGGTTTTGTTATGGATTCTTTGTTCAACAAGAATGGACTTTAGAGCTCATCAATAAAATACTTCATAATTTTAACAACACTGCCGGACTATTTTCTCATATTATATATTCTAAAATATTTGCTATTATATTATTAGGCTTAAGCTGCTTGGGTATAAAAGGTGTAAAAAATGAAAAAATCACTTGGAAAAATATCAGTATTTCATTTTCAATTGGTTTTACTCTATTCTTTTTAAATTCAATTCTCTTCCAACTTACAAGCAGCTTTACAGCGGTACTTTACATTATATCTACTGGAATCGGATATATTCTGTTAATGCAGAGCGGTGTATGGATGAGTCGTTTATTAAAAACAAATTTAATGACTGACGTTTTCAATAGCGAAAATGAAAGCTTTCAACAGGAAACGAAACTGCTTTACAACGAATATTCAATTAATCTACCCACAAAATTTTATTACAAAGGTGTGTGGCATCAAGGATGGATTAATGTCGTCAATCCTTTTCGAGCGACCATCGTTCTAGGAACACCTGGATCAGGGAAGTCCTACGCTGTTGTTAACAATTACATCCGACAGCATATTGAGAAAGGATTTGCAATGTATATCTATGATTTTAAATTTGATGACTTATCTACCATCGCTTACAATCATCTTTTAAATCATTCAGATGCCTATAAAATAAAACCTAAATTTTACATCATCAATTTCGTTGATCCTAGAAAAAGTCATCGTTGCAATCCCTTAAATCCTAATTTTATGACAGATATTTCAGATGCATATGAAGCTGCATATACCATAATGTTAAATCTTAACAGAAGTTGGATACAGAAACAAGGTGATTTTTTTGTCGAAAGTCCAATTATCCTCTTAGCGGCAATCATCTGGTTTCTTAAAATATACAAGAATGGTAAATATTGTACTTTTCCGCACGCCATAGAACTGCTTAATAAAAAATACGAAGATGTTTTTACTATCCTTACCTCTTATTCCGAACTGGAAAACTACCTCTCCCCTTTTATGGATGCATGGCAAGGTGGCGCACAGGATCAATTGCAGGGACAAATAGCTTCTGCAAAAATTCCATTGTCTCGGATGATTTCACCTCAGCTGTATTGGGTCATGACCGGCGATGACTTTTCTTTGGACATCAATAACCCGAATGAACCTAAAATTTTATGTGTTGGAAACAATCCTGATCGTCAGAACATATATTCTGCAGCTTTAGGACTATACAATTCAAGAATTGTTAAACTCATTAACAAAAAAGGACAGCTCAAAAGTTCTGTCATTATAGACGAGCTCCCTACAATTTATTTTAGAGGCTTAGATAATTTGATTGCAACAGCAAGAAGCAATAAAGTTTCAGTTTGTTTAGGATTTCAGGATTATTCTCAATTGACAAGAGATTATGGTGATAAGGAAAGTAAGGTGATTCAAAATACAGTCGGTAATATTTTCAGTGGTCAGGTCGTTGGTGAAACAGCAAAATCTCTTTCGGAAAGGTTTGGAAAAGTTCTACAAAAAAGACAGAGTATTTCGATTAATAGAAATGATACCTCTACCTCAATTTCTACTCAGTTGGATAGTTTGATTCCAGCTTCAAAAATTTCGACTTTAACTCAGGGATTTTTTGTGGGAGCTGTTTCGGATAATTTTGATGAAAGAATAGAGCAGAAAATATTTCACTCCGAAATTGTTGTGGATAGTGCTAAGCTGGATGATGAAATGAAGAACTTTCAGGAAATACCAATAATCCGTTCTTTCACTGATGAACATGGGAATGATAATTTAAGTAAACAGATTGATGAAAATTACAAAGGAATAAAAACAGACATTCTGAATATTATAACAGAAGAAATGGACAGAATCAAAAGTGATCCTGATCTGCAGCATTTAATTAAAAATGAATAA